The Microbulbifer hydrolyticus genome has a segment encoding these proteins:
- a CDS encoding cellulase family glycosylhydrolase produces the protein MRAHSQRARLTRARQLPTVWVGALLCALLLVACGGGGSDTPPPQQPPGNTPEPPVSPSLTRLHTDGTQWVNADGQQVLLKGVNLGNWLLQEFWMMGQSTEAVNDQCTLEGIFDTRFGFAERERLMDLFRDNWITQRDWDLIQSFGFNAIRLPFIWNLLEDEQNPMTLHDDAWQYLDAAIAEAEARGIYVILDLHGAVGAQGWEHHSGCAGHNLYWETPEYQARTEWLWQQIAGRYADRPAVAAYGVLNEPWGTTPENLAVEAIELYDAIRQVDDSTIVILPGHSAGLDAYPRPADAGLSNVAFEMHFYPGIFGWGEIGYPVHRDWLTCGENGRGGVCEWDEKLQQLDAPFLVGEFQPWSGLGPELGAEITRATYDTYASFGWASTAWSYKLITNQGGEGNGTWGLVTNEQGLGLLAKADTWACPGWDSALENACSSARSRFTADRAGSQTYFLVVKFGSCCDGALDVSLDSLSIVDEGTGSELLVNGGFGEESGWTRWHQNMPPTLEFNNTDAAKAPSGSEGPTLRMSGTADINGGIYQPVTLEGGRNYRLSGVFKDNGSTSAWAEIYLVASQPMDGADVLAEGPFSALDFNAASKEEIETLFRAFGSTPYDVHETAREALTADRGSDVLDLPDSPAQLILAETSEGNQLSWQASEGASGYKVYRSASSGAGFIPIAGPIATTNYLDTDIGNQTLYYRVTATRGYAESYPGNEVATAAVAVPLPGRIQAESFSAMSGIQLENCSDTDGGLNVAWLDPGDWLEYRVSAPAAGTYTIRYRLASNGGSDGFATSVEGATAHSLAVPDTGDWQSWTTVAATVDLPAGESILRLDAIAGSWNLNWLEVAAEP, from the coding sequence ATGCGAGCGCATTCACAACGCGCGCGGCTGACGCGCGCTCGACAATTGCCGACGGTTTGGGTGGGCGCATTGCTTTGCGCTCTGCTGCTGGTTGCCTGCGGCGGTGGCGGTAGCGATACCCCTCCGCCCCAACAGCCACCTGGAAATACGCCCGAGCCGCCCGTGAGCCCTAGCCTCACCCGCCTGCACACCGACGGCACCCAGTGGGTCAATGCCGATGGCCAGCAGGTACTGTTGAAGGGGGTCAATCTCGGCAACTGGCTGCTGCAGGAATTCTGGATGATGGGCCAGAGCACGGAGGCGGTGAACGACCAGTGCACCCTGGAAGGCATCTTCGATACCCGCTTCGGCTTCGCCGAGCGCGAGCGATTGATGGACCTGTTCCGGGACAACTGGATTACTCAGAGAGACTGGGATCTTATCCAGTCCTTTGGTTTCAACGCCATACGCCTGCCGTTTATCTGGAATCTGCTGGAAGACGAGCAGAACCCCATGACCCTGCACGACGATGCCTGGCAGTATCTCGACGCCGCCATCGCCGAAGCGGAAGCCCGCGGAATCTACGTGATCCTCGACCTGCACGGCGCGGTCGGCGCCCAGGGATGGGAGCACCACAGCGGCTGCGCCGGACACAACCTCTACTGGGAGACACCGGAATACCAGGCGCGTACCGAGTGGCTGTGGCAACAGATTGCCGGCCGCTACGCCGACCGCCCCGCTGTAGCCGCCTACGGCGTTCTGAATGAACCCTGGGGTACCACCCCGGAAAACCTCGCGGTGGAAGCCATCGAACTTTACGACGCCATTCGCCAGGTCGACGACAGCACCATCGTCATTCTGCCGGGTCACTCCGCCGGACTGGACGCCTATCCCAGACCCGCCGATGCCGGGCTGAGCAACGTCGCCTTCGAGATGCATTTTTACCCCGGCATTTTCGGCTGGGGGGAAATTGGTTATCCGGTACACCGGGACTGGCTGACCTGCGGCGAAAATGGCCGCGGCGGTGTGTGCGAATGGGATGAAAAACTGCAACAACTGGACGCCCCCTTTCTGGTGGGCGAATTTCAGCCCTGGAGCGGTCTCGGCCCCGAACTGGGAGCCGAGATCACCCGCGCTACATACGACACCTACGCCAGCTTCGGCTGGGCCTCTACTGCCTGGTCCTACAAGCTGATTACCAATCAGGGCGGAGAGGGAAATGGTACCTGGGGGCTGGTCACCAACGAGCAGGGGCTAGGCCTGCTGGCAAAAGCCGATACCTGGGCCTGCCCCGGCTGGGACAGCGCCCTGGAGAACGCCTGCAGCAGCGCACGCAGTCGGTTTACCGCGGATCGGGCTGGCTCGCAGACCTACTTTCTGGTGGTGAAATTCGGCAGCTGCTGTGATGGCGCACTGGATGTCTCCCTCGACAGCCTCAGTATTGTGGACGAGGGCACCGGCAGCGAACTGTTGGTCAACGGCGGTTTCGGCGAAGAGAGCGGCTGGACACGTTGGCACCAGAATATGCCGCCGACACTGGAGTTCAACAATACCGACGCCGCCAAAGCCCCCAGTGGAAGCGAAGGTCCGACATTGCGCATGAGCGGCACGGCAGACATAAACGGTGGCATCTACCAGCCCGTGACTCTGGAGGGCGGCAGGAATTATCGCCTTTCCGGCGTGTTCAAGGATAACGGCAGCACCAGCGCCTGGGCGGAAATCTATCTGGTGGCAAGCCAACCCATGGACGGCGCCGATGTGCTTGCGGAAGGTCCATTTAGCGCACTGGACTTCAACGCCGCCAGTAAAGAAGAAATCGAAACCCTGTTCCGCGCCTTCGGCAGCACGCCCTACGACGTCCACGAGACCGCCCGGGAGGCATTGACCGCCGACCGCGGGTCCGACGTGTTGGACCTGCCGGATAGCCCCGCACAACTGATACTGGCAGAAACCAGCGAAGGCAACCAGCTCAGCTGGCAAGCCAGCGAAGGGGCCAGCGGTTATAAGGTCTATCGGTCTGCCAGCTCCGGGGCCGGCTTCATCCCCATCGCGGGGCCGATCGCAACCACAAATTATCTGGATACCGATATCGGCAACCAGACACTGTATTACCGGGTAACGGCAACGCGGGGTTATGCCGAGAGCTACCCGGGCAACGAAGTCGCCACCGCGGCGGTAGCCGTGCCGCTACCCGGTCGAATCCAGGCGGAATCCTTCAGCGCCATGTCCGGTATCCAGCTCGAAAACTGCTCGGACACCGACGGCGGCCTGAATGTGGCCTGGCTGGACCCGGGTGACTGGCTGGAATACCGCGTATCCGCACCCGCGGCCGGCACCTACACCATCCGTTACCGACTGGCGAGCAATGGCGGCAGTGACGGATTCGCCACCTCTGTCGAGGGCGCAACGGCGCACTCCCTGGCGGTGCCGGATACCGGAGACTGGCAGTCCTGGACTACCGTTGCGGCAACGGTAGACCTTCCCGCCGGAGAATCGATACTGCGGCTCGACGCCATCGCCGGCAGCTGGAACCTGAACTGGCTGGAGGTTGCCGCAGAGCCATAA
- a CDS encoding sugar porter family MFS transporter has protein sequence MQAIENSIDGIQGAALGRQDAPPLPFIILICGVATIGGFLFGFDSGVINGTVTGLQQAFNSNTAGTGFNVASMLLGCAVGAFFAGRLADLWGRKTLLLISAVLFVISAWGSGIATSSPEFVFYRILGGLAVGAASVMSPAYISEIAPAAIRGRLITINQIAIISGLFMAFVSNYWLAKTAGSAVNEWWMGYNAWRWMFWIEIAPAALFFLALLFIPESPRYLVLSRQTSRATDVLRKLYGEAAVAGKLDSIRASVASDHRPRMRDLLEASGRRVGKVRKIVWVGIGLATFQQLVGINVVFYYGAVLWQAVGFSESDALLINIISGGVSIGACLITMALIDKIGRRPLLLVGSIGMAVTLGLVAFAFTTATIGADGGLQLSQGMGLLALVAANAYVFFFNGSWGPAMWTMLGEMFPNQIRGSGLAVSGLAQWVSNFGITMTFPIMLTGIGLAGAYGIYTLFALLSIAFVIYMVHETKGLELEQMRG, from the coding sequence ATGCAGGCGATTGAGAATTCCATCGACGGTATTCAGGGCGCAGCCCTGGGCCGTCAAGACGCTCCACCACTTCCGTTCATTATCCTGATCTGCGGTGTCGCCACGATCGGCGGCTTCCTGTTCGGATTCGACAGCGGCGTCATCAACGGCACCGTGACCGGGCTGCAACAGGCGTTCAACTCGAATACCGCCGGCACCGGGTTCAATGTGGCTTCCATGTTGCTCGGCTGCGCCGTGGGCGCTTTCTTCGCCGGCCGTCTCGCGGACCTGTGGGGGCGCAAGACGCTGCTGCTAATTTCCGCGGTACTGTTCGTGATCAGTGCCTGGGGCTCCGGTATCGCCACCAGTTCCCCGGAGTTCGTGTTCTATCGCATCCTCGGCGGCCTCGCGGTGGGCGCAGCCAGTGTGATGTCGCCGGCCTATATCAGCGAGATCGCCCCCGCGGCAATCCGCGGCCGCCTGATCACCATTAACCAGATCGCGATTATCTCCGGCCTGTTCATGGCCTTTGTCAGCAACTACTGGCTGGCAAAAACCGCGGGCTCCGCGGTCAACGAGTGGTGGATGGGTTACAACGCCTGGCGCTGGATGTTCTGGATTGAGATTGCGCCGGCCGCCCTGTTCTTCCTCGCGCTGCTGTTCATTCCGGAAAGCCCCCGCTACTTGGTGCTTTCCCGACAGACCTCCCGCGCCACCGATGTACTGCGCAAGCTTTATGGGGAAGCGGCGGTGGCGGGCAAGCTCGACAGCATCCGCGCGTCTGTGGCGAGTGATCACCGCCCCCGGATGCGCGATCTGCTTGAGGCTAGCGGACGCCGTGTCGGCAAGGTGCGCAAGATCGTCTGGGTCGGTATCGGCCTCGCCACCTTCCAGCAGCTGGTGGGTATCAACGTGGTGTTCTACTACGGCGCCGTATTGTGGCAGGCGGTGGGCTTCTCCGAGTCTGATGCACTGCTGATCAACATCATTTCCGGCGGTGTAAGCATCGGCGCCTGCCTGATCACCATGGCCCTGATCGACAAGATTGGCCGCAGACCATTGCTGCTGGTCGGCTCCATCGGTATGGCGGTGACCCTGGGACTGGTGGCCTTTGCCTTCACCACCGCCACCATCGGTGCCGACGGTGGCCTACAGCTGTCCCAGGGGATGGGCCTTCTGGCGCTGGTGGCGGCTAACGCCTATGTATTCTTCTTTAACGGCTCCTGGGGGCCGGCCATGTGGACCATGCTCGGTGAAATGTTCCCCAACCAGATCCGTGGTTCGGGCCTGGCGGTATCCGGACTGGCCCAATGGGTTTCCAATTTTGGCATCACCATGACCTTCCCAATCATGCTGACGGGCATCGGCCTGGCCGGCGCCTACGGCATTTATACCCTGTTCGCCCTGCTCTCCATCGCCTTTGTGATCTACATGGTGCACGAGACCAAAGGGCTGGAACTGGAACAAATGCGCGGCTGA
- a CDS encoding DegV family protein encodes MVQLVVDSGCDLPDEFLRKYQIPVLPHHVSVGKDAFGDQRNPAQMAHFYSLSLVDRSRHVTSGPADEDVIEQVLSKLQAQGHKDIVVQTINSTNSPTFANAQNVAQKLGSEASKIHVVDSHALFSGQGLLALYTLSLIQRGLNGAQIKSRAEEFGRKVVGYAAIKDVYYLRERGRQKNEKSVSWLKAFMARSLNLHPIVSMTYQGSAVADTVKTYDGCTQRLFELAAEKIRAGQLLMPAIVVSIAGPLKDLEKVPGFKELEALAAEHKVKIYRSVMSLSGGINLGPGTVALAVATK; translated from the coding sequence ATGGTTCAGTTAGTCGTCGATTCCGGCTGTGACCTTCCCGATGAGTTTCTGCGCAAGTACCAGATCCCGGTACTTCCCCACCACGTCAGCGTGGGCAAAGATGCCTTTGGCGATCAGCGCAACCCCGCCCAGATGGCCCACTTCTACTCGCTCAGCCTGGTGGACCGCTCACGCCATGTGACCTCCGGCCCCGCGGACGAAGACGTGATCGAGCAGGTGTTGAGCAAGCTACAGGCACAAGGCCACAAAGACATTGTGGTGCAGACTATCAATTCCACCAACAGCCCGACATTCGCCAATGCACAGAACGTCGCGCAAAAGTTGGGGAGTGAGGCATCAAAGATCCACGTTGTCGACTCGCACGCCCTGTTTTCCGGTCAGGGCCTGCTGGCACTGTATACCCTGTCGCTGATCCAGCGGGGGTTGAACGGCGCGCAAATAAAGTCCCGCGCGGAGGAATTCGGCCGCAAGGTTGTCGGCTATGCGGCTATTAAGGATGTGTATTACCTGCGTGAACGCGGCCGCCAGAAAAACGAAAAAAGCGTAAGCTGGCTGAAAGCATTCATGGCCAGATCTCTGAATCTGCACCCCATTGTTTCCATGACCTACCAGGGCTCTGCCGTTGCCGACACGGTAAAAACCTACGACGGCTGCACCCAGCGCCTGTTTGAACTCGCCGCGGAAAAAATTCGCGCTGGGCAGCTGCTGATGCCCGCTATCGTGGTGAGCATTGCCGGGCCGCTGAAAGACCTGGAAAAGGTACCCGGTTTCAAAGAGCTCGAGGCGCTCGCCGCAGAGCACAAAGTAAAGATTTACCGCTCAGTAATGAGTCTCTCTGGCGGTATCAACCTCGGACCGGGTACCGTGGCTCTCGCCGTCGCCACCAAGTAA
- a CDS encoding DUF4380 domain-containing protein, translating to MLLERLKKSTVTIGLSALLAASASAAEDQTIRLSKDSLKLALDPSYGGRITEFWYGDRDLLAVPDPGENSFGSTFWLSPQALWDWPPIPEHDIAPYTVASKDMDSATVTSAYGAGARVSKTITLNSGQSATVHYRIDTDKAFPEIAAWEITRVPNQGLAFAPVTTDSVKTVRGKVAYELNNDTLWLPMDIGAPLVEGKVVANGTEGWLAYALDGLLYLKIYPEVPLREMATGEGDIELYLSGEKPYLELEVQSAARSLASGESMSWSVDWLVLPIPENLEVRSGSPTLLQFVRDQVELASAP from the coding sequence ATGTTGCTTGAACGATTGAAGAAGTCGACCGTCACCATCGGCCTCTCTGCGTTGCTGGCGGCTTCCGCCAGCGCTGCGGAAGATCAAACCATTCGCCTGAGCAAGGACTCCCTCAAGCTGGCACTGGACCCCAGCTACGGTGGCCGCATCACCGAATTCTGGTATGGCGACCGCGATCTGCTGGCAGTGCCGGACCCGGGGGAAAACAGCTTTGGCTCCACCTTCTGGCTGAGTCCCCAGGCCCTTTGGGACTGGCCGCCAATTCCCGAGCACGACATTGCGCCCTACACCGTGGCAAGCAAGGACATGGACTCCGCTACCGTCACCAGCGCCTACGGTGCCGGCGCTCGCGTGAGCAAAACCATCACTCTCAACAGCGGGCAAAGCGCTACCGTCCACTATCGCATTGATACCGACAAGGCCTTCCCCGAGATTGCAGCCTGGGAAATCACCCGGGTACCCAACCAGGGGCTGGCGTTTGCTCCGGTCACCACCGACAGCGTCAAGACCGTGCGCGGCAAGGTGGCCTACGAGTTGAACAACGACACCTTGTGGCTGCCCATGGACATTGGCGCACCGCTGGTGGAAGGCAAGGTTGTTGCCAACGGCACCGAGGGCTGGCTGGCGTACGCACTGGATGGGCTCCTGTACCTGAAGATCTACCCCGAGGTTCCGCTGCGCGAAATGGCCACGGGAGAAGGCGACATCGAGCTTTACCTGAGCGGCGAGAAACCCTATCTGGAACTTGAGGTACAGAGCGCCGCCCGGAGCCTGGCGAGCGGCGAATCCATGAGCTGGTCCGTCGACTGGCTGGTACTACCGATACCCGAAAACCTGGAGGTGCGCAGCGGGTCCCCCACCCTGCTGCAGTTCGTGCGCGATCAGGTCGAACTGGCATCCGCGCCTTAA
- a CDS encoding glycoside hydrolase family 3 protein, producing the protein MIHPTGSLARTSTARLAGAIALIVGLSACSDPDKSSTGASAQVDPVTSAEAGSTVEQRSLENWPALKPALPRDEKLEGRISDLLAQMTLEEKVGQMMQAEIKYITPEEVKQYHIGSILNGGGTFPNNDKFATPDDWRQLADDYFAASMDTSDGGVAIPIIWGSDAVHGHNNVIGATLFPHNIGLGAARDPELIRRIGEATAREVAVTGVDWTFAPTIAVVRDDRWGRTFESYSEDPEIVAAYAREMIKGIQGEKSGEEFLDGRHLVSAAKHFVGDGGTTRGIDRGDTQVSEKELAEIHAAGYFTALESGVQSVMASFNSWNGKRLHGHKYLLTDVLKDRLGFDGFVVGDWNGHRFVEGCTVDSCAQAVNAGLDMFMITAEWKALLKNTIAQVRSGEIPMSRIDDAVSRILRVKIRAGLFERDRPLAGKTGILGSPEHRALAREAVRKSLVLLKNNDQLLPVDARKNILVAGDGADNISKQSGGWTISWQGTGNTAEDFPGATSIYTGIKQAVDAAGGEVVLSEDGNLDSTAFNGEKPDVAIVVFGEDPYAEWHGDLASIEFQLGSKEDQELLQKLKAQDIPVVSVFLSGRPLWVNKEMNLSDAFVAAWLPGSEGAGVADVILTDSEGKKRYDFTGRLSFSWPELVHQTVINLGDENYAPLFTYGYGLDYTSGNAGSERLIANNLSENGETYVDGKLEDAWLMVSRPRAPWKLFIADSEQDPLWVSGNLASSADDNITVASIDMLSQEDARALTWKGLRAGSVLLQTQKPQDLSRYLEEGAALTMDVRVDQAPQAAVFARIACDGDNCNGSLPLQQALAALPQGDWSEISIDLQCFAKAGADFSKVSQGLSLHSEGKLAMAVANIKFVPGAGDHAQIRCGG; encoded by the coding sequence ATGATTCACCCAACCGGTAGCCTTGCCAGAACTTCCACCGCGCGCCTCGCCGGAGCCATCGCACTGATCGTCGGGCTTAGCGCCTGCAGCGACCCCGACAAATCATCCACAGGCGCCAGTGCCCAGGTAGATCCAGTAACGAGCGCGGAGGCTGGCAGCACGGTTGAACAGCGCTCACTGGAAAACTGGCCAGCCCTGAAACCTGCCCTGCCCCGGGATGAAAAACTCGAAGGCCGTATCAGCGACCTGCTCGCGCAGATGACGCTGGAAGAAAAAGTCGGGCAGATGATGCAGGCAGAGATCAAATACATCACTCCAGAGGAAGTGAAGCAGTACCACATTGGCTCCATCCTCAACGGCGGCGGCACCTTCCCCAACAACGACAAGTTCGCCACCCCCGACGACTGGCGCCAGCTCGCGGACGACTATTTTGCCGCATCCATGGACACCTCCGACGGTGGTGTGGCCATCCCGATCATCTGGGGCAGCGACGCCGTGCATGGCCACAACAATGTAATCGGCGCTACCCTGTTCCCACACAATATCGGTCTCGGTGCCGCGCGCGACCCGGAACTGATCCGCCGCATCGGTGAGGCCACGGCTCGGGAAGTCGCGGTAACCGGTGTGGACTGGACCTTCGCCCCCACCATCGCGGTAGTACGAGACGACCGCTGGGGCCGCACCTTTGAGAGCTATTCCGAAGACCCGGAAATCGTTGCCGCCTATGCCCGCGAGATGATCAAAGGCATACAGGGTGAAAAGAGCGGCGAAGAGTTCCTGGATGGCCGCCACCTGGTGTCTGCCGCCAAGCACTTTGTCGGCGACGGCGGCACCACGCGCGGTATCGACCGCGGCGATACCCAGGTCAGTGAAAAGGAGCTGGCAGAGATTCACGCCGCAGGCTATTTCACAGCACTGGAATCCGGTGTGCAGTCAGTCATGGCCTCGTTCAACAGCTGGAACGGCAAGCGCCTGCACGGCCACAAATACCTGCTCACCGATGTCCTGAAAGACCGCCTGGGTTTTGACGGCTTTGTGGTCGGCGACTGGAACGGTCACCGCTTTGTGGAAGGCTGCACCGTCGACAGCTGCGCCCAGGCCGTCAATGCCGGCCTCGACATGTTTATGATCACCGCCGAGTGGAAAGCGCTACTCAAGAACACCATTGCCCAGGTGCGCAGCGGCGAGATTCCCATGAGCCGGATCGACGACGCCGTGAGCCGTATCCTGCGAGTAAAGATCCGCGCCGGCCTGTTCGAGCGCGATCGTCCGCTGGCGGGCAAGACCGGTATCCTCGGCAGCCCGGAGCACCGCGCCCTTGCGCGCGAGGCGGTACGTAAATCCCTGGTCCTGCTGAAAAACAACGACCAGCTGCTGCCAGTCGACGCACGTAAAAATATCCTCGTCGCCGGTGACGGCGCCGACAATATTTCCAAGCAGAGTGGTGGCTGGACCATTTCCTGGCAGGGCACCGGCAACACTGCCGAGGACTTCCCCGGCGCCACGTCCATCTATACCGGAATCAAACAGGCAGTGGACGCTGCCGGTGGTGAAGTTGTGTTGAGCGAAGATGGCAATCTCGACAGCACCGCCTTCAACGGCGAGAAGCCCGATGTCGCCATCGTGGTATTCGGTGAAGACCCCTACGCAGAATGGCACGGCGACCTGGCCAGTATCGAATTCCAGCTGGGCAGCAAGGAAGACCAGGAACTGCTGCAAAAACTGAAGGCACAGGATATCCCCGTGGTAAGCGTATTCCTGTCTGGTCGCCCACTGTGGGTGAACAAGGAAATGAACCTGTCGGATGCCTTTGTGGCCGCGTGGCTGCCGGGCTCCGAGGGTGCCGGCGTTGCCGACGTGATCCTTACCGATAGCGAAGGTAAAAAGCGCTACGACTTTACCGGGCGCCTCTCGTTCAGCTGGCCGGAACTGGTACACCAGACCGTCATCAATCTCGGCGACGAGAACTACGCACCGCTGTTTACCTACGGCTACGGCCTCGACTACACCAGCGGCAACGCTGGCAGTGAGCGCCTCATTGCCAACAACCTGAGTGAAAACGGCGAAACCTATGTGGATGGCAAGCTCGAGGATGCCTGGTTGATGGTGTCCCGCCCGCGCGCCCCGTGGAAGCTGTTTATCGCCGACAGTGAACAGGACCCACTGTGGGTCAGCGGCAACCTGGCCAGCAGTGCGGATGACAATATCACCGTCGCGTCCATCGATATGCTGTCCCAGGAAGATGCCCGCGCATTGACCTGGAAGGGCCTGCGCGCCGGCAGCGTACTGCTGCAGACCCAGAAGCCGCAGGACCTGAGCCGCTACCTCGAAGAGGGCGCTGCTCTGACCATGGATGTACGGGTGGACCAGGCACCGCAGGCGGCAGTGTTTGCCCGTATTGCCTGTGACGGCGACAACTGCAACGGTTCGCTGCCACTGCAACAGGCCCTGGCGGCGCTGCCGCAGGGAGACTGGTCAGAAATCTCTATTGACCTGCAGTGCTTTGCCAAGGCCGGCGCTGACTTCTCGAAGGTGTCCCAGGGCCTGTCATTGCACAGCGAAGGCAAGCTGGCGATGGCAGTGGCGAATATCAAGTTCGTTCCCGGCGCCGGCGATCACGCACAGATCCGCTGCGGGGGCTGA
- a CDS encoding transporter has protein sequence MFRAAVVLFLFSLSGLVSAESGSDLAKQLANPIASLISVPLQNNFDRQVGPEDAGRRFTMNIQPVVPITLNEDWNLISRTILPVINQEDVFPGSPERTGTGDTVQSLFFSPSKPVNGITWGVGPVFLLPTASEQELGTEKWGLGPTGVVLKQAGPWTSGALVNHIWDVAGDDNRADVNQSFVQPFFTYTTPTAWSFTLTADSTYNWDASQWTVPVGFFVGKVFKVGKQTYQISAGPRYYAESPQSGPQDLGFRMTWVMLFPK, from the coding sequence ATGTTCAGAGCCGCAGTCGTTTTGTTTCTTTTTTCACTTTCCGGGCTGGTCTCCGCCGAGAGCGGTTCTGACCTGGCCAAACAACTTGCGAACCCCATCGCCAGCCTGATCAGTGTGCCACTGCAAAACAACTTTGATCGTCAGGTAGGGCCGGAGGATGCGGGAAGGCGCTTTACCATGAACATCCAACCAGTGGTGCCCATCACGCTCAATGAAGACTGGAACCTCATCAGCCGTACCATCCTGCCAGTCATCAATCAGGAAGATGTCTTTCCGGGATCACCAGAGCGCACAGGTACCGGTGATACGGTGCAGAGCCTGTTCTTCTCGCCCTCCAAGCCTGTGAATGGAATCACCTGGGGCGTAGGGCCCGTATTTCTCTTGCCGACGGCCAGTGAGCAGGAATTGGGTACCGAAAAGTGGGGCCTTGGGCCTACCGGTGTCGTACTGAAGCAGGCCGGCCCGTGGACATCCGGCGCACTCGTCAACCATATCTGGGATGTTGCCGGTGACGATAACCGTGCCGATGTAAACCAGTCTTTCGTACAGCCATTCTTTACCTACACCACTCCCACCGCATGGAGCTTCACACTGACCGCAGACTCAACTTACAACTGGGATGCCTCCCAGTGGACAGTGCCGGTCGGTTTTTTTGTTGGCAAGGTGTTCAAGGTTGGCAAGCAGACCTACCAGATATCGGCCGGTCCGCGCTATTACGCCGAGAGCCCACAGAGCGGGCCTCAGGACCTGGGCTTTCGGATGACCTGGGTAATGCTCTTCCCCAAGTAA